From the Sphingomonas mesophila genome, one window contains:
- a CDS encoding TIGR02117 family protein, which produces MARTRRRRRRGRPWLRRVALALAAIPLAYLAASLVGSLIPVNRAWVEPDRGITVYLADNGVHADLVLPVRAAGLDWSPLLPRRDVAAATSDHRWIAFGAGERRVYLETPTWWDLTPRTALAGLFGGERVMHVQWVRDPTYSARAIRLRPHEYRRLYQSIRAEFAPGTSGRPARLDHPGYGPTDAFYAGRGKASALSTCNNWAADRLRIAGVKTSLWSPFVNGLVWRYREAE; this is translated from the coding sequence ATGGCTCGGACACGGCGACGGCGAAGGAGGGGAAGGCCGTGGCTTCGCCGCGTCGCGCTCGCGCTCGCCGCCATCCCCCTCGCCTATCTCGCCGCCTCGCTGGTCGGTTCGCTGATCCCGGTCAACCGCGCCTGGGTCGAGCCCGATCGGGGCATCACCGTCTATCTCGCCGACAACGGCGTCCATGCCGATCTCGTCCTCCCGGTCCGCGCCGCCGGTCTCGACTGGTCGCCGCTGCTGCCGCGCCGCGACGTCGCCGCCGCCACCTCCGACCATCGCTGGATCGCCTTCGGGGCGGGCGAGCGGCGGGTCTATCTCGAGACCCCGACCTGGTGGGACCTCACTCCGCGCACTGCCCTGGCCGGCCTGTTCGGCGGCGAGCGCGTGATGCACGTCCAGTGGGTCCGCGACCCGACCTACAGCGCCCGCGCCATCCGCCTCCGCCCGCACGAATACCGCCGCCTCTACCAGTCGATCCGCGCCGAGTTCGCCCCCGGCACGTCCGGCCGCCCGGCCCGCCTCGACCACCCCGGCTACGGCCCGACCGACGCCTTCTACGCCGGCCGCGGCAAGGCCAGCGCGCTCTCGACCTGCAACAACTGGGCCGCCGACCGCCTGCGCATCGCCGGGGTCAAGACCAGCCTGTGGAGCCCGTTCGTCAATGGCCTCGTGTGGAGGTATCGCGAAGCAGAGTGA
- a CDS encoding FAD-dependent oxidoreductase: protein MDRRAVLAGSGAVALSGCASVPVREGCAPLAPVRVDSARVIRTVAGLRPYRAAGFVVRREALGDKVLVHNYGHGGAGITLSWGSSRLAADLALSGTAGPVAVIGSGVMGLTTARLLQEAGRRVTVYTAALPPATTSAVAGGQVSPFGHFREEAVSAPWMAQFKVAMAYSWRRFQALVGDHYGIRWLPTYEQSRIASYADDWLNAYRPNLRVLGRGEHPFAVAPLLRFDTMYVETPRFMAQLASEVLRGGSAIRLRRFASLAEVAALDEAIVVNCTGIGAAALVGDEEMIPVRGQLAVLAPQDRVRYAFTGEAGYMFPRRDGILLGGTFERGEWDARPQAADIARIVARHAGLFGSLRCAA, encoded by the coding sequence GTGGACCGGCGAGCTGTTCTGGCCGGTTCGGGCGCGGTGGCGTTGTCGGGGTGCGCGAGCGTGCCGGTGCGCGAGGGGTGCGCGCCGCTGGCGCCGGTGCGGGTCGATTCGGCGCGGGTGATCCGCACGGTGGCGGGGCTCAGGCCGTATCGGGCGGCGGGGTTCGTGGTCCGGCGCGAGGCGCTCGGCGACAAGGTGCTGGTCCACAATTACGGGCACGGCGGGGCGGGGATTACCTTGAGCTGGGGAAGCTCGCGGCTGGCGGCGGATTTGGCGCTGAGCGGGACCGCCGGGCCGGTGGCGGTGATCGGCAGCGGAGTGATGGGGCTGACGACGGCGCGGCTGCTCCAGGAAGCGGGGCGGCGGGTGACGGTCTACACCGCGGCGCTGCCGCCCGCGACGACCTCGGCGGTGGCCGGCGGGCAGGTATCGCCGTTCGGCCACTTCCGCGAGGAGGCGGTGAGCGCGCCGTGGATGGCGCAGTTCAAGGTGGCGATGGCGTATAGCTGGCGGCGGTTCCAGGCGCTGGTCGGCGACCATTACGGGATCCGCTGGCTGCCGACCTACGAGCAATCGCGGATCGCGAGTTACGCCGACGACTGGCTCAACGCATACCGGCCCAATCTGCGCGTGCTGGGGCGGGGCGAGCATCCGTTCGCGGTCGCGCCTCTGCTGCGCTTCGACACGATGTATGTCGAGACTCCGCGGTTCATGGCGCAGCTGGCGAGCGAGGTGCTGCGCGGCGGCTCGGCGATCCGGCTGCGGCGGTTCGCGAGCCTGGCCGAGGTGGCGGCGCTGGACGAGGCGATCGTGGTCAATTGCACCGGGATCGGCGCGGCGGCGCTGGTCGGAGACGAGGAGATGATCCCGGTGCGCGGGCAATTGGCGGTGCTCGCGCCGCAGGATAGGGTGCGCTACGCCTTCACCGGAGAGGCGGGATATATGTTTCCGCGCCGCGACGGGATCTTGCTCGGGGGCACGTTCGAGCGCGGCGAGTGGGACGCCCGGCCGCAGGCGGCGGATATCGCGCGGATCGTGGCGCGGCATGCGGGACTGTTCGGATCGTTGCGCTGCGCCGCTTGA
- the yajC gene encoding preprotein translocase subunit YajC, whose product MFTNSLLAAAAPNAGAAFFVQMLPLLLIFVVFYFLLIRPQNRKMKEHRAQIDAIKKGDKVVTGGGLIGKVTKVDDGEVEIELGPNVKVRAVKSTITGVIDPTAKPAND is encoded by the coding sequence ATGTTCACCAATTCGCTTCTCGCCGCAGCCGCGCCCAACGCCGGCGCCGCCTTCTTCGTGCAGATGCTGCCGCTGCTGCTGATCTTCGTCGTCTTCTACTTCCTCCTCATCCGGCCGCAGAACCGCAAGATGAAGGAGCATCGCGCGCAGATCGACGCGATCAAGAAGGGCGACAAGGTGGTCACCGGCGGCGGATTGATCGGCAAGGTCACCAAGGTCGACGACGGCGAGGTCGAGATCGAGCTCGGGCCGAACGTCAAGGTCCGCGCGGTCAAATCGACCATCACCGGAGTGATCGACCCGACCGCCAAGCCGGCCAACGACTAG
- the hslV gene encoding ATP-dependent protease subunit HslV produces the protein MEQFHGTTILGVKKGGRTIIAGDGQVSLGNTVIKPNAKKVRRLGDGSVIAGFAGATADAFTLFERLEKKLEASRGQLLRAAVELAKDWRTDKYLRNLEAMMIVADKEVMLVITGNGDVLEPEATADGGAIVAIGSGGNYALAAARALDEYEVDAEKLARRAMAIAAEVCVFTNDRLTVEVVE, from the coding sequence TTGGAGCAGTTTCACGGGACCACCATCCTCGGGGTGAAGAAGGGCGGGCGGACGATCATCGCCGGGGACGGGCAGGTCAGCCTGGGCAATACGGTGATCAAGCCCAACGCCAAGAAGGTCCGGCGGCTGGGCGACGGGAGCGTCATCGCCGGGTTCGCCGGAGCGACGGCGGACGCGTTCACCTTGTTCGAGCGATTGGAGAAGAAGCTCGAGGCGAGCCGCGGGCAATTGCTGCGCGCCGCGGTCGAGCTGGCCAAGGACTGGCGGACCGACAAATATTTGCGCAACCTCGAGGCGATGATGATCGTCGCCGACAAGGAGGTGATGCTGGTGATCACCGGCAACGGCGACGTGCTCGAGCCCGAGGCGACCGCCGACGGCGGGGCGATCGTGGCGATCGGCAGCGGCGGCAATTATGCGCTGGCGGCGGCGCGCGCGCTCGACGAATATGAGGTGGACGCGGAGAAACTGGCGCGGCGGGCGATGGCCATCGCCGCCGAGGTGTGCGTGTTCACCAACGACCGGCTGACGGTCGAGGTGGTGGAGTAA
- the hslU gene encoding ATP-dependent protease ATPase subunit HslU, translating into MNDALTPKAIVAALDEHIVGQKEAKKAVAVALRNRWRRQRLSPELREEVTPKNILMIGPTGCGKTEISRRLAKLADAPFVKVEATKFTEVGYVGRDVEQIARDLVEEAVRLERERRRERVKEAAEGAAMERLLDALTGKGSSEATRASFRQRFSDGSLDGAEVEIEVNEAPALPFDIPGQGGTGMINLSEMMSKISGGAPKKRRKLKVRDAYLKLVDEEADKRVDQDDVTRVALADAEANGIVFLDEIDKIAVSDVRGGSVSREGVQRDLLPLIEGTTVATKYGPIKTDHILFIASGAFHVAKPADLLPELQGRLPIRVELAALTEADFVRILSDTRASLTEQYRALLKTEDVTVEFAADGIAALARIAAEVNDALENIGARRLQTVMEKLLEDVSFSAEERGGETVTVDAAFVEGQLAGIARNADLSRYVL; encoded by the coding sequence ATGAATGATGCCCTGACCCCCAAGGCGATCGTCGCCGCGCTGGATGAACATATCGTCGGCCAGAAAGAGGCCAAGAAAGCGGTCGCGGTGGCGCTTCGCAATCGCTGGCGGCGGCAGCGGCTGAGCCCCGAGCTGCGCGAGGAGGTGACTCCCAAGAACATCCTGATGATCGGGCCGACCGGCTGCGGCAAGACCGAGATTTCGCGGCGGCTGGCGAAGCTGGCGGACGCGCCGTTCGTCAAGGTCGAGGCGACCAAGTTCACCGAGGTCGGCTATGTCGGGCGCGACGTCGAGCAGATCGCGCGCGATTTGGTCGAGGAAGCGGTGCGGCTCGAGCGCGAGCGGCGGCGCGAGCGGGTCAAGGAGGCAGCCGAGGGCGCGGCGATGGAGCGCTTGCTCGACGCGCTGACCGGCAAGGGCTCGAGCGAGGCGACTCGGGCGAGCTTCCGCCAGCGGTTTTCGGACGGCAGCCTCGACGGCGCCGAGGTCGAGATCGAGGTCAACGAGGCGCCGGCGCTGCCGTTCGACATTCCCGGCCAGGGCGGCACGGGGATGATCAACCTCAGCGAGATGATGAGCAAGATCTCGGGCGGGGCGCCGAAGAAGCGGCGCAAGCTCAAGGTCCGCGACGCCTATCTCAAGCTGGTCGACGAGGAGGCGGACAAAAGAGTCGACCAGGACGACGTGACCCGGGTCGCGCTGGCCGACGCCGAGGCCAACGGCATCGTGTTCCTCGACGAGATCGACAAGATCGCGGTCAGCGACGTGCGCGGCGGGTCGGTCAGCCGCGAGGGCGTCCAGCGCGACCTGCTGCCGCTGATCGAAGGGACGACGGTCGCGACCAAATATGGGCCGATCAAGACCGACCACATCCTGTTCATCGCGAGCGGCGCGTTCCATGTCGCCAAGCCGGCCGATCTGCTGCCCGAGCTGCAGGGACGCTTGCCGATCCGGGTCGAGCTGGCGGCGCTGACCGAAGCCGATTTCGTGCGTATCCTGAGCGACACGCGCGCCAGCCTGACCGAGCAATATCGCGCGTTGCTCAAGACCGAGGACGTGACGGTCGAATTCGCCGCCGACGGCATCGCGGCGCTGGCGCGGATTGCGGCGGAAGTGAACGACGCGCTCGAGAATATCGGCGCGCGGCGGCTTCAGACGGTGATGGAGAAATTGCTCGAAGACGTCAGCTTTTCGGCTGAGGAGCGCGGCGGCGAGACGGTCACGGTCGACGCGGCGTTCGTCGAAGGCCAATTGGCGGGGATTGCAAGGAACGCGGATCTTAGCCGCTACGTTCTTTAA